One region of Scophthalmus maximus strain ysfricsl-2021 chromosome 13, ASM2237912v1, whole genome shotgun sequence genomic DNA includes:
- the mknk1 gene encoding MAP kinase-interacting serine/threonine-protein kinase 1 isoform X2, which produces MVRHSVMAELQAFQHSLPVNSMALGPTGQRCGETQEDEMPTEDRQRLSQGPSDFEKSQPVNIPDTSKRKKKKRTRATDSSTGTFDDLYKLTDEVLGQGAYAKVQGCISLQNGQEFAVKIIEKSAGHSRSRVFREVETLYQCQGNKNILELIQFFEDSSCFYLVFEKLRGGSILTHVLNRKHFDELEASKVVRDIAQALDFLHTKGIAHRDLKLENILCECTDQVSPVKICDFDLGSGVKLSSACTPITTPELTTPCGSAEYMAPEVVEVFTDEASFYDKRCDLWSLGVILYILLSGSPPFTGHCGTDCGWDRGETCRTCQSNLFESIQQGKYEFPDKDWAHITAAAKDLISKLLVRDATLRLSAAQVLKHPWVQGNAPERGLPTPRVLQRNSSTKDLTQFAAEAIAFNRQLSQHDEQQEDGGAIVCSMRLSPPSNSRLARRRAQSNALRTSDFAPTSDDLAA; this is translated from the exons ATGGTGAGGCACAGCGTGATGGCGGAGTTGCAAGCCTTCCAGCACTCTCTCCCG GTTAACTCCATGGCTTTGGGTCCCACAGGGCAGAGATGTGGGGAAACTCAGGAGGACGAGATGCCCACAGAGGACAGACAGCGCCTTTCCCAAGGCCCATCAG ATTTTGAGAAAAGCCAGCCAGTCAACATCCCTGATACatccaaaagaaagaaaaagaaaagaacacgGGCAACAGACAGCTCCACTGGCACGTTTGATG ACCTCTACAAGCTGACGGATGAGGTACTTGGTCAGGGAGCATATGCTAAAGTTCAAGGATGCATCAGCCTGCAGAACGGACAAGAGTTTGCTGTGAAG ATCATAGAGAAAAGTGCAGGTCACAGCCGCAGCAGAGTCTTTCGAGAAGTGGAGACACTCTACCAGTGTCAAGGAAACAA GAATATTTTGGAATTGATCCAGTTCTTCGAGGACAGCTCATGCTTTTATTTGGTTTTTGAAAAGCTGCGTGGAG GCTCCATTCTCACACACGTTCTGAACCGAAAGCACTTTGATGAGCTGGAGGCCAGTAAGGTGGTCAGGGATATTGCCCAAGCACTTGACTTCTTACACACTAAAG GCATTGCCCATAGAGACCTTAAGCTGGAGAACATCCTCTGTGAATGCACTGACCAG GTGTCACCAGTAAAGATCTGTGATTTTGACTTGGGAAGTGGAGTGAAGCTCAGCAGTGCCTGCACACCCATAACGACTCCAGAGCTCACCACACCG tgtggCTCAGCTGAGTACATGGCTCCAGAGGTAGTGGAGGTGTTTACTGATGAGGCTTCCTTCTACGACAAGCGCTGTGACCTTTGGAGCCTTGGGGTCATCCTCTACATCCTGCTGAGCGGCAGCCCCCCATTCACAGGCCACTGTGGCACCGACTGTGGCTGGGATCGTGGAGAAACCTGCAGAACCTGCCAG AGTAACCTGTTTGAGAGCATCCAGCAGGGCAAGTATGAGTTTCCAGACAAGGACTGGGCTCACATCACTGCGGCAGCCAAGGATCTCATATCCAAGCTGCTGGTTCGGGACGCCACGCTTCGCCTCAGTGCTGCTCAGGTCCTAAAGCACCCCTGGGTGCAAGGG AATGCTCCAGAGAGAGGTCTTCCAACTCCTCGTGTTCTACAGAG GAACAGCAGCACCAAAGACCTGACCCAGTTTGCAGCTGAAGCCATCGCCTTCAACCGGCAGCTCTCCCAGCACGACGAGCagcaggaggacggaggagcTATTGTTTGCTCCATGAggctttctcctccttccaacTCCAGACTGGCTCGCAGACGGGCACAGTCCAACGCCCTGCGCACCAGCGACTTTGCCCCCACCTCAGACGACCTCGCTGCCTGA
- the LOC118317916 gene encoding transmembrane protein 275-like produces MALAEKNSRPSPPKRVHEQRALRHQSLPSPALCCACGLCIMLAGINITLVGAFAFGTFMPAGNPPIIIGPLLLLLALAFFTGCCVVSRRPPAHMADMATGGEKWGLMRMGTAAFEMETSEHTLQETTAVQLSPTNSPSSSHRSGSSHGGAAAVRLPACQDGASELHISGMCDTGDKPTLTSDSEESTPTQMLPAHKTSSS; encoded by the coding sequence ATGGCACTAGCTGAAAAAAACTCCAGACCATCTCCTCCCAAGAGGGTCCACGAGCAGCGCGCCCTGCGGCACCAGAGCCTGCCCTCCCCGGCCCTGTGCTGTGCCTGCGGCCTGTGCATCATGCTGGCGGGCATTAACATCACCCTGGTGGGAGCGTTCGCATTTGGCACCTTCATGCCCGCTGGCAACCCCCCCATCATCATCGGGCCCCTCCTCTTGCTGTTGGCACTGGCTTTCTTCACAGGCTGCTGCGTGGTCAGCAGGCGACCCCCGGCCCACATGGCCGACATGGCTACAGGGGGCGAGAAGTGGGGGTTGATGCGGATGGGGACGGCGGCGTTCGAGATGGAGACGAGTGAGCACACGCTGCAGGAAACTACGGCCGTCCAGCTCAGCCCCACCAACTCCCCCAGCTCCTCTCACAGGTCCGGCTCCAGCCATGGGGGCGCCGCCGCTGTGCGTCTGCCCGCCTGTCAGGATGGAGCCAGTGAGCTTCACATATCAGGGATGTGTGACACAGGAGATAAGCCCACCTTGACCTCTGACAGCGAGGAGAGCACCCCCACACAGATGCTGCCAGCCCACAAGACTTCCTCTTCATAG
- the mknk1 gene encoding MAP kinase-interacting serine/threonine-protein kinase 1 isoform X1 — translation MLTSAGGGSDRGDLAGVGQVNSMALGPTGQRCGETQEDEMPTEDRQRLSQGPSDFEKSQPVNIPDTSKRKKKKRTRATDSSTGTFDDLYKLTDEVLGQGAYAKVQGCISLQNGQEFAVKIIEKSAGHSRSRVFREVETLYQCQGNKNILELIQFFEDSSCFYLVFEKLRGGSILTHVLNRKHFDELEASKVVRDIAQALDFLHTKGIAHRDLKLENILCECTDQVSPVKICDFDLGSGVKLSSACTPITTPELTTPCGSAEYMAPEVVEVFTDEASFYDKRCDLWSLGVILYILLSGSPPFTGHCGTDCGWDRGETCRTCQSNLFESIQQGKYEFPDKDWAHITAAAKDLISKLLVRDATLRLSAAQVLKHPWVQGNAPERGLPTPRVLQRNSSTKDLTQFAAEAIAFNRQLSQHDEQQEDGGAIVCSMRLSPPSNSRLARRRAQSNALRTSDFAPTSDDLAA, via the exons ATGCTTACATCAGCAGGCGGCGGCTCTGACAGGGGGGACCTGGCTGGTGTCGGACAG GTTAACTCCATGGCTTTGGGTCCCACAGGGCAGAGATGTGGGGAAACTCAGGAGGACGAGATGCCCACAGAGGACAGACAGCGCCTTTCCCAAGGCCCATCAG ATTTTGAGAAAAGCCAGCCAGTCAACATCCCTGATACatccaaaagaaagaaaaagaaaagaacacgGGCAACAGACAGCTCCACTGGCACGTTTGATG ACCTCTACAAGCTGACGGATGAGGTACTTGGTCAGGGAGCATATGCTAAAGTTCAAGGATGCATCAGCCTGCAGAACGGACAAGAGTTTGCTGTGAAG ATCATAGAGAAAAGTGCAGGTCACAGCCGCAGCAGAGTCTTTCGAGAAGTGGAGACACTCTACCAGTGTCAAGGAAACAA GAATATTTTGGAATTGATCCAGTTCTTCGAGGACAGCTCATGCTTTTATTTGGTTTTTGAAAAGCTGCGTGGAG GCTCCATTCTCACACACGTTCTGAACCGAAAGCACTTTGATGAGCTGGAGGCCAGTAAGGTGGTCAGGGATATTGCCCAAGCACTTGACTTCTTACACACTAAAG GCATTGCCCATAGAGACCTTAAGCTGGAGAACATCCTCTGTGAATGCACTGACCAG GTGTCACCAGTAAAGATCTGTGATTTTGACTTGGGAAGTGGAGTGAAGCTCAGCAGTGCCTGCACACCCATAACGACTCCAGAGCTCACCACACCG tgtggCTCAGCTGAGTACATGGCTCCAGAGGTAGTGGAGGTGTTTACTGATGAGGCTTCCTTCTACGACAAGCGCTGTGACCTTTGGAGCCTTGGGGTCATCCTCTACATCCTGCTGAGCGGCAGCCCCCCATTCACAGGCCACTGTGGCACCGACTGTGGCTGGGATCGTGGAGAAACCTGCAGAACCTGCCAG AGTAACCTGTTTGAGAGCATCCAGCAGGGCAAGTATGAGTTTCCAGACAAGGACTGGGCTCACATCACTGCGGCAGCCAAGGATCTCATATCCAAGCTGCTGGTTCGGGACGCCACGCTTCGCCTCAGTGCTGCTCAGGTCCTAAAGCACCCCTGGGTGCAAGGG AATGCTCCAGAGAGAGGTCTTCCAACTCCTCGTGTTCTACAGAG GAACAGCAGCACCAAAGACCTGACCCAGTTTGCAGCTGAAGCCATCGCCTTCAACCGGCAGCTCTCCCAGCACGACGAGCagcaggaggacggaggagcTATTGTTTGCTCCATGAggctttctcctccttccaacTCCAGACTGGCTCGCAGACGGGCACAGTCCAACGCCCTGCGCACCAGCGACTTTGCCCCCACCTCAGACGACCTCGCTGCCTGA
- the mob3c gene encoding MOB kinase activator 3C isoform X1 codes for MALCLGQVFSKDKTFRPRKRFEPGTQRFELYKKAQASLKSGLDLRKVVQLPEGENISDWIAVHVVDFFNRINLIYGTVSEYCTERTCPIMSGGLRYEYRWQDGDDYKKPTKLPALKYMNLLMDWIESLINNEDIFPTRVGVPFPKNFQQVCKKILSRLFRVFVHVYIHHFDSVCSMGAEAHINTCYKHYYYFISEFNLIDHSELEPLKEMTDKICN; via the exons ATGGCGTTGTGTCTTGGACAAGTGTtcagcaaagacaaaacattcagGCCACGGAAGCGGTTTGAGCCAGGGACCCAGCGATTTGAACTCTACAAGAAGGCCCAGGCCTCGCTCAAGTCCGGCCTGGACCTGAGGAAAGTGGTTCAGCTCCCAGAGGGAGAGAACATCAGTGATTGGATTGCTGTTCATGTGGTGGATTTCTTTAATAGGATCAACCTGATCTATGGCACAGTGAGCGAGTACTGCACTGAGCGCACGTGTCCCATCATGTCTGGGGGGCTGAGGTACGAGTACAGGTGGCAGGATGGCGACGACTACAAGAAACCCACCAAGCTGCCCGCTCTCAAGTACATGAACTTGCTGATGGACTGGATAGAGTCACTCATTAACAATGAAGACATCTTCCCCACCAgagtag GCGTACCCTTCCCCAAGAACTTCCAGCAGGTGTGCAAAAAGATCCTGAGCCGTCTCTTCAGAGTCTTTGTGCATGTTTACATCCATCACTTTGACAGCGTCTGCAGCATGGGCGCAGAGGCCCACATCAATACCTGCTACAAGCACTACTACTACTTCATCTCAGAGTTCAACCTCATCGATCACTCCGAACTGGAGCCCCTG aaaGAAATGACGGATAAGATCTGCAATTAA
- the mob3c gene encoding MOB kinase activator 3C isoform X2, producing MALCLGQVFSKDKTFRPRKRFEPGTQRFELYKKAQASLKSGLDLRKVVQLPEGENISDWIAVHVVDFFNRINLIYGTVSEYCTERTCPIMSGGLRYEYRWQDGDDYKKPTKLPALKYMNLLMDWIESLINNEDIFPTRAYPSPRTSSRCAKRS from the exons ATGGCGTTGTGTCTTGGACAAGTGTtcagcaaagacaaaacattcagGCCACGGAAGCGGTTTGAGCCAGGGACCCAGCGATTTGAACTCTACAAGAAGGCCCAGGCCTCGCTCAAGTCCGGCCTGGACCTGAGGAAAGTGGTTCAGCTCCCAGAGGGAGAGAACATCAGTGATTGGATTGCTGTTCATGTGGTGGATTTCTTTAATAGGATCAACCTGATCTATGGCACAGTGAGCGAGTACTGCACTGAGCGCACGTGTCCCATCATGTCTGGGGGGCTGAGGTACGAGTACAGGTGGCAGGATGGCGACGACTACAAGAAACCCACCAAGCTGCCCGCTCTCAAGTACATGAACTTGCTGATGGACTGGATAGAGTCACTCATTAACAATGAAGACATCTTCCCCACCAga GCGTACCCTTCCCCAAGAACTTCCAGCAGGTGTGCAAAAAGATCCTGA